A window of Mucilaginibacter paludis DSM 18603 contains these coding sequences:
- a CDS encoding DUF4276 family protein: MGKKCNRGGPASVRRIIIVCEGPTEKEFCKDVLQAYFNPIGIFLHTPLIKKSKGGIVPWQALKRELENHLKQDQEAIVTTLIDYYGIQPKHQFPDWDGSLEISDKYSRITHLENSMLQAISPPLQSRFIPYIQLHEFECLLFNNIQAFEDNLGADEFSDKSELINTLNQFPNPELINDTPDNAPSYRLNRLIIGYNKVVYAAIISQSIGLQNIRNKCPRFNRWIQLLEA; the protein is encoded by the coding sequence ATGGGAAAGAAATGTAATAGAGGGGGGCCAGCCTCAGTGAGAAGAATTATTATAGTTTGTGAAGGGCCAACTGAAAAAGAATTTTGCAAAGATGTTCTTCAAGCTTATTTTAATCCAATTGGAATATTTTTGCATACGCCATTGATAAAAAAGTCGAAAGGTGGCATAGTTCCATGGCAGGCTTTGAAAAGGGAACTTGAGAATCATTTAAAACAGGATCAGGAAGCGATAGTTACAACATTGATTGATTATTATGGGATCCAGCCGAAACATCAGTTTCCTGATTGGGATGGATCATTGGAGATATCAGATAAATACAGTAGAATTACTCATCTGGAAAATTCAATGCTGCAAGCCATTTCGCCCCCCTTGCAGAGCCGTTTTATCCCATATATTCAACTGCATGAATTTGAATGTCTGCTTTTTAATAATATACAAGCGTTTGAGGATAATTTAGGGGCCGATGAATTTAGTGATAAATCGGAACTCATTAACACGCTCAACCAGTTTCCAAACCCCGAATTGATCAACGATACTCCTGATAACGCTCCATCTTATCGTCTCAACAGATTAATTATTGGCTATAACAAAGTAGTTTACGCCGCTATCATCTCTCAGTCAATTGGCCTGCAAAATATCCGGAATAAATGCCCACGGTTTAACAGATGGATACAATTGCTGGAAGCTTAA
- a CDS encoding AAA family ATPase, with protein MDYINIRGFKSIKDVNVKLLPINILIGGNGAGKSNFLSFFEFLNQAYHQTLKTYVALNGGIEKMLHQGAKTTNEIAVHISFNNQADGYSFRAQRGEDSLIFTREGLWNKGEELNIDDHKSEAQIKLTPWNRGEIIRKQLDGLKKYHFHDTGKNSPFNNTSHIGNDSYYLYERGENLAAFMYGIQNRYPIVYNRIIKTIKSIAPYFSDFYFQPNTEGYLKLQWRDKYSSTVYGASDLSDGTIRFIALTTLFMQPALPGNIIIDEPELGLHPYAIAKLSGMIKSAAAKGTQVIIATQSSDLVNHFEPEQVLTVDQINGESKFTRLKKEELELWLDEYAVGDLWERNVIEGGQPQ; from the coding sequence ATGGATTACATCAACATACGAGGCTTCAAATCCATTAAAGACGTAAACGTTAAGCTTTTACCCATTAACATTTTAATAGGTGGCAATGGTGCAGGTAAAAGTAATTTCTTGTCTTTCTTTGAGTTTTTAAACCAGGCTTATCATCAAACCTTAAAAACGTATGTAGCTTTAAACGGTGGTATAGAAAAAATGCTTCACCAGGGAGCTAAAACCACAAATGAAATTGCTGTACATATATCTTTCAATAACCAGGCGGATGGATATTCGTTTCGGGCCCAACGCGGCGAAGATTCATTGATATTTACACGGGAAGGTTTGTGGAACAAAGGTGAAGAGTTAAATATTGACGATCATAAATCCGAAGCGCAGATTAAGCTTACCCCTTGGAATAGAGGAGAAATAATTAGAAAACAGCTGGATGGCTTAAAGAAATATCATTTCCATGATACAGGCAAAAATTCGCCGTTCAATAATACCAGCCACATTGGAAACGATAGTTACTACCTGTACGAAAGAGGCGAAAATTTGGCCGCTTTTATGTATGGAATACAAAACCGTTACCCTATAGTTTATAACCGCATCATTAAGACGATTAAAAGCATAGCGCCCTATTTTTCTGACTTTTATTTCCAACCCAATACTGAAGGGTATTTGAAATTACAATGGCGGGATAAATACTCGTCGACAGTTTATGGGGCAAGTGATTTATCCGACGGGACGATTAGGTTTATTGCTTTAACAACACTGTTTATGCAGCCAGCCTTACCTGGCAACATCATTATTGATGAACCGGAGTTGGGGCTTCATCCCTATGCGATAGCGAAACTGTCGGGTATGATTAAAAGCGCGGCTGCAAAAGGCACACAAGTAATTATTGCCACCCAATCGTCCGATCTGGTCAATCATTTTGAGCCGGAGCAGGTGCTTACCGTGGACCAAATAAACGGAGAAAGTAAATTTACAAGGCTAAAAAAAGAAGAATTGGAATTGTGGCTGGACGAGTACGCTGTAGGCGACCTATGGGAAAGAAATGTAATAGAGGGGGGCCAGCCTCAGTGA